The following are from one region of the Dermacentor albipictus isolate Rhodes 1998 colony chromosome 5, USDA_Dalb.pri_finalv2, whole genome shotgun sequence genome:
- the LOC135916627 gene encoding uncharacterized protein, whose amino-acid sequence MAGSSRAVITADSGRGTSFLDGLKDYRIVLPPLPTGEGLKTMVVLHCDTAGRPYRIEDFRQPMKEAGVIEQVGGIGAYQMSHVWLVNFRSEEAKKKLLDIGHIVVKGKTCVVFDPERQEVRLKVHWCAFNVSNETLRRAFAEYGEVKEVSSDRWKTGGFENADSTTRYVRLVLREGASLERIPHQLRIGNGTVLVVVPGRAPICLRCRNTGHIRRDCKVPKCSECHAFGHEEAECTKSYARAATRGTFGDNSELHMDEDEAEQAASNPVVESPTAAALSDEQEGAMPGTRELAPSTPKSATTSMDTNSPQDIPRPSEKSNEEPMESDPAAAKRRHDDVSAMSQEQRLRLLDRQWGVGEGKKQRVTSGQRSSSLPRDDNPKT is encoded by the coding sequence ATGGCTGGCTCTTCGCGAGCTGTGATAACGGCCGATTCTGGCCGCGGAACATCGTTTTTGGACGGCCTGAAAGATTACAGGATTgtactgccgccgctgccaaccGGAGAAGGACTGAAAACAATGGTTGTTCTTCACTGCGACACCGCTGGAAGGCCTTACAGGATAGAAGATTTCCGCCAGCCGATGAAAGAAGCcggcgtcattgaacaggtgggCGGTATCGGAGCGTACCAGATGTCGCACGTCTGGTTAGTCAACTTCCGTAGTGAAGAAGCCAAGAAAAAGTTGCTCGACATCGGGCATATTGTTGTTAAAGGGAAGACTTGCGTTGTCTTTGACCCTGAAAGGCAGGAAGTGCGGCTGAAGGTGCATTGGTGTGCCTTCAACGTCAGCAACGAAACTCTGAGGCGGGCGTTCGCCGAGTACGGCGAAGTGAAAGAAGTTTCGAGCGATAGATGGAAGACCGGCGGGTTTGAAAACGCCGACTCGACTACTCGTTATGTGCGGCTGGTTCTTCGAGAAGGTGCAAGCCTCGAGCGCATACCCCATCAGCTGCGTATCGGGAACGGTACAGTATTAGTCGTCGTGCCCGGGCGTGCGCCGATATGTCTCCGCTGCCGCAACACAGGCCACATTAGGCGGGACTGCAAGGTGCCCAAGTGCAGCGAGTGCCACGCCTTCGGGCATGAAGAGGCTGAATGCACGAAGTCATACGCCCGCGCCGCGACTCGAGGAACATTCGGCGATAATAGTGAGCTGCACATGGACGAGGATGAAGCTGAGCAAGCTGCCTCCAACCCAGTGGTCGAGAGCCCAACGGCCGCAGCGCTGAGCGATGAACAGGAAGGCGCCATGCCAGGGACTCGTGAGTTAGCGCCCAGCACCCCCAAGTCGGCAACCACGAGCATGGATACCAATTCACCGCAAGATATTCCACGCCCTTCTGAAAAAAGCAACGAGGAACCCATGGAGTCTGACCCTGCGGCTGCGAAACGACGCCACGACGATGTCAGTGCAATGAGCCAGGAGCAACGACTGCGTCTCCTAGACCGTCAGTGGGGCGTAGGTGAAGGGAAAAAGCAGCGTGTCACCAGCGGGCAACGATCGTCGTCGCTTCCTCGCGACGACAACCCGAAGACCTAA